One Paraburkholderia kururiensis DNA window includes the following coding sequences:
- a CDS encoding YciI-like protein has product MHYLLMYDVAPDYLQRRGDYRAAHLALAWAAAERGELLLAGALTDPVDGAVLLFTGDTPAVAENFARADPYVREGLVTRWHVRGWQTVVGEQAATPVRAQ; this is encoded by the coding sequence ATGCACTACCTGCTCATGTACGACGTTGCACCCGACTACCTTCAACGCCGCGGCGACTACCGCGCGGCGCACCTCGCGCTGGCCTGGGCCGCTGCCGAGCGCGGTGAACTGCTGCTGGCAGGCGCGTTGACCGACCCCGTCGATGGCGCAGTGCTGCTTTTCACGGGCGACACGCCTGCCGTCGCAGAAAACTTCGCGCGCGCCGACCCTTATGTGCGTGAAGGGCTCGTTACGCGCTGGCACGTGCGTGGCTGGCAGACGGTGGTGGGCGAGCAGGCGGCCACGCCTGTGCGCGCGCAGTAA
- a CDS encoding glycosyltransferase family 4 protein gives MRIAQIAPLTESVPPKLYGGTERVVSYITEALVELGHDVTLFASGDSITSAKLEPVWPRALRLDPGIRDRVAPHMLLMELVRRQADQFDVLHFHMDYYSFSVFKRQETPFVTTLHGRLDLPEQQPVFDTFNTQHVVSISNAQRQPLPQAKWLTTVYHGLPERLYTPQPVEQRYLAFLGRISPEKRVDTAIRIAGRCGMKLRIAAKVDAADREYFDREIQPLLALPHVEYIGEIDDSQKAEFLSGAHALLFPIDWPEPFGLVMIEAMACGTPVIAFNRGSVPEVLDEGVSGFIVEDEIGACAAVNRLHRVSRAGVRRRFEERFTSHRMAQQYVEAYQSVIRAQKRSRFKVIDASTT, from the coding sequence ATGAGAATTGCGCAGATCGCACCGTTGACCGAATCGGTGCCGCCGAAGCTCTACGGCGGTACGGAGCGCGTGGTCTCGTACATCACCGAAGCGCTGGTGGAACTCGGTCATGACGTGACGCTTTTTGCCAGCGGCGACTCGATCACGAGCGCGAAGCTCGAACCGGTATGGCCGCGTGCGCTGCGGCTCGACCCCGGCATTCGCGACCGCGTCGCGCCGCACATGCTGCTCATGGAACTGGTGCGCCGTCAGGCCGACCAGTTCGACGTGCTGCATTTCCACATGGACTACTACTCGTTTTCGGTGTTCAAGCGGCAGGAAACGCCGTTCGTGACCACGCTGCATGGGCGCCTCGATCTGCCCGAACAGCAGCCGGTGTTCGACACGTTCAACACGCAGCACGTTGTCTCCATTTCGAATGCGCAGCGTCAGCCGCTGCCGCAGGCGAAATGGCTCACCACCGTCTACCACGGGCTGCCTGAGCGGCTCTACACGCCGCAGCCGGTGGAGCAGCGCTACCTCGCGTTCCTCGGACGCATCTCGCCCGAAAAGCGCGTGGATACCGCGATCCGCATTGCGGGCCGCTGCGGCATGAAGCTGCGCATCGCGGCCAAGGTGGACGCTGCGGACCGCGAATACTTCGACCGCGAAATCCAACCGCTGCTGGCGTTGCCGCATGTCGAGTACATCGGCGAAATCGACGATTCGCAGAAGGCCGAGTTTCTCTCGGGCGCCCACGCGCTGCTGTTTCCCATCGATTGGCCCGAGCCGTTCGGGCTCGTGATGATCGAGGCGATGGCTTGCGGCACGCCGGTGATCGCGTTCAACCGCGGGTCTGTGCCGGAAGTACTGGACGAAGGCGTGAGCGGCTTCATCGTGGAAGACGAGATTGGCGCCTGTGCCGCCGTCAACCGGCTGCATCGCGTGTCGCGCGCCGGCGTGCGGCGGCGCTTCGAGGAGCGCTTCACGTCGCACCGCATGGCGCAGCAGTACGTGGAGGCGTATCAGTCCGTGATTCGCGCGCAGAAGCGCTCACGCTTCAAGGTGATCGACGCGTCCACGACGTGA
- a CDS encoding AAA family ATPase: MLGTLAIAGYRSLRELVVPLAALNVVTGPNGSGKSNLYRALRLLAATARGGLIPSLAREGGLPSTLWAGPERFSRGMLAGEVPVQGTRRKEPVSLRLGFAGDTFGYAIDLGLPLPGVSQFQLDPIIKRECIWSGPVLRPSALLVDRQGPTLRTRDEEGEWAPVAQPIASFDSMMTEFSDPKTAPEMIAVREQIRSWRFYDHFRTDAEAPARQQQIGTHTPVLADDGADLAAAWQTIREIGNPRALDAAVEDAFPGSSVAVVNHDGRFEVTMQQHGLLRALKAAELSDGTLRYLLLVAALLTPRPPALLVLNEPETSLHPDLLPALARLIADAATRSQVLVVSHAARLIAALEREGGSQSIVLEKNLGATRIAQADELDLPAWKWPAR; encoded by the coding sequence ATGCTCGGCACGCTCGCCATCGCGGGTTACCGGTCGCTGCGCGAGCTGGTGGTGCCGCTCGCGGCGCTCAACGTGGTGACGGGGCCCAACGGCAGCGGCAAGTCGAACCTCTACCGGGCGCTGCGCCTGCTCGCGGCCACGGCACGCGGTGGGCTGATACCGTCGCTCGCACGCGAAGGCGGCTTGCCGTCCACGCTCTGGGCGGGCCCCGAGCGCTTCTCGCGCGGCATGCTCGCGGGCGAGGTGCCCGTGCAGGGCACGCGCCGCAAAGAGCCCGTGAGCTTGCGGCTCGGCTTTGCCGGCGACACGTTCGGTTACGCGATCGACCTGGGTCTGCCGTTGCCCGGCGTCTCGCAGTTCCAGCTGGACCCCATCATCAAGCGCGAATGCATCTGGAGCGGGCCGGTGCTACGCCCGTCGGCGCTGCTCGTGGACCGCCAGGGCCCGACGCTGCGCACGCGCGACGAGGAGGGCGAGTGGGCGCCCGTCGCGCAGCCCATCGCGAGCTTCGACAGCATGATGACCGAGTTCTCGGACCCGAAGACCGCGCCCGAGATGATCGCCGTGCGCGAGCAGATCCGCTCGTGGCGCTTCTACGACCACTTCCGCACCGACGCCGAGGCGCCCGCGCGCCAGCAGCAGATCGGCACGCATACGCCGGTGCTGGCCGACGACGGGGCGGACCTCGCCGCCGCCTGGCAGACCATCCGCGAGATCGGCAACCCGCGGGCGCTCGATGCCGCCGTGGAAGACGCGTTTCCCGGCTCGAGCGTGGCGGTCGTCAATCACGATGGCCGCTTCGAAGTGACCATGCAGCAGCATGGCCTGCTGCGGGCCCTCAAGGCCGCGGAGCTCTCGGACGGCACGCTGCGCTACCTGCTGCTCGTCGCGGCGCTGCTCACGCCGCGGCCGCCCGCGCTGCTCGTGCTCAACGAGCCGGAAACGAGCCTGCATCCCGATCTGTTGCCCGCGCTGGCCAGGCTGATTGCCGATGCCGCCACGCGCTCGCAGGTGCTCGTCGTCTCGCATGCGGCGCGGCTCATCGCGGCGCTGGAGCGCGAGGGCGGCAGCCAGTCGATCGTGCTCGAAAAGAACCTGGGCGCCACGCGTATCGCGCAGGCCGACGAACTCGATCTGCCCGCCTGGAAGTGGCCGGCGCGCTAA
- a CDS encoding UDP-glucose dehydrogenase family protein — translation MNLTIIGSGYVGLVTGACLADIGNDVFCLDVDARKIDVLNSGGVPIHEPGLQELIARNRKARRLTFSTDVEAAVAHGDVLFIAVGTPPDEDGSADLQYVLAAARNIGRYMNGFKVIVDKSTVPVGTAARVREAIAGELRARGVQHMFSVVSNPEFLKEGAAVEDFTRPDRIVLGCDDDVPGEKARELMKRLYAPFNRNRERTLYMDVRSAEFTKYAANAMLATRISFMNELANLADRVGADIEAVRRGIGSDPRIGYDFLYAGCGYGGSCFPKDVQALVRTADEQGQSLRILQAVEAVNETQKKILAHKIVARLGEDLTGRTFGVWGLAFKPNTDDMREAPSRALIAALLARGATVKAYDPVATDEARRVFALDLEGAPQQQARLAFVDDEMEAAQGADALVILTEWKVFKMPDFEALKAQLKMPLVFDGRNLYEPEAMAELGIEYHAIGRQGAIAGARAAVQQPRTAGNVPAGETARA, via the coding sequence ATGAACCTGACGATCATTGGAAGCGGCTACGTTGGCCTCGTTACCGGCGCGTGTCTTGCCGACATCGGCAACGACGTGTTCTGCCTCGACGTGGATGCACGCAAGATCGACGTGCTCAACAGCGGCGGCGTGCCGATCCATGAACCGGGCCTGCAGGAACTCATCGCGCGCAACCGCAAGGCGCGCCGGCTCACGTTTTCCACCGACGTCGAAGCCGCCGTCGCGCATGGCGACGTGCTCTTCATCGCCGTGGGCACGCCGCCCGACGAAGACGGTTCGGCGGACCTGCAATACGTGCTTGCGGCTGCGCGCAACATCGGCCGCTACATGAACGGCTTCAAGGTGATCGTCGACAAGTCGACGGTGCCGGTAGGCACTGCGGCGCGCGTGCGCGAAGCGATTGCGGGCGAGTTGCGCGCGCGCGGCGTGCAGCACATGTTCTCGGTGGTCTCGAACCCCGAGTTCCTGAAGGAAGGCGCGGCCGTGGAGGACTTCACGCGGCCCGACCGCATCGTGCTGGGCTGCGACGACGACGTGCCCGGCGAAAAGGCGCGCGAACTCATGAAGCGCCTGTACGCGCCGTTCAACCGCAACCGCGAACGCACGCTCTACATGGACGTGCGCTCCGCCGAGTTCACCAAGTACGCCGCGAACGCCATGCTCGCCACGCGCATCTCGTTCATGAACGAACTCGCGAATCTGGCCGACCGCGTGGGCGCCGACATCGAAGCCGTGCGCCGCGGCATCGGTTCCGATCCGCGCATCGGCTACGACTTTCTGTATGCGGGGTGCGGCTACGGCGGCTCGTGCTTTCCGAAAGACGTGCAGGCGCTCGTGCGCACCGCCGACGAGCAAGGCCAGAGCCTGCGCATTCTGCAGGCGGTGGAAGCGGTCAATGAAACGCAGAAGAAGATTCTTGCGCACAAGATCGTCGCGCGTCTGGGCGAGGACCTGACGGGCCGCACGTTCGGCGTGTGGGGTCTCGCGTTCAAGCCCAACACCGACGACATGCGCGAGGCGCCCAGCCGCGCGCTGATCGCGGCGCTGCTCGCGCGCGGCGCCACGGTGAAGGCCTACGACCCGGTCGCCACCGACGAGGCGCGCCGCGTGTTCGCGCTCGACCTCGAAGGCGCTCCGCAGCAGCAGGCCCGCCTCGCATTCGTGGACGACGAGATGGAAGCCGCGCAGGGTGCCGACGCGCTCGTGATCCTCACCGAATGGAAGGTCTTCAAGATGCCCGACTTCGAAGCGCTGAAGGCGCAACTGAAGATGCCGCTCGTGTTCGACGGCCGCAATCTCTACGAGCCGGAAGCGATGGCCGAACTCGGCATCGAGTATCACGCCATTGGCCGCCAGGGCGCGATTGCGGGCGCACGTGCCGCCGTGCAGCAGCCGCGCACCGCAGGCAACGTGCCGGCCGGCGAAACGGCGAGAGCGTGA
- a CDS encoding mannose-1-phosphate guanylyltransferase/mannose-6-phosphate isomerase, translated as MSHPAIAAAPGAGVRTAAPAGVKLKVHPVILAGGSGTRLWPMSREQYPKQLIGLLGDDSLLQSTACRLDALDAGYPLAERIVVVGNEEHRFTTAEQLRVSGKAARLILEPAGRDTAPALTVAALTIAAADEDGIMVIMPADHAVTDLAAFQTAVAAGVQHAAAGHVVTMGIVPTRAETGYGYIRVGEPLAQNAGSNDAARRLERFVEKPHLELAQQYVASNTYWWNSGIFIMRASTWLKAIRHFEPAIHEACVAACERGRDDGDFFRVDSEAFAASPSNSIDYAVMEQLGSDTSVATGVVVPLAAGWSDVGSWDAIWEISPKDEANNVGRGRVLFEGAQTTFAHSEGRLIACVGTHDLVVVETPDAILVADKAHVQDVKKVVGRIRSSRGTEAANHRKVHRPWGHYDSVDTGERFQVKRIVVKPGARLSLQMHHHRAEHWIVVRGTALVTRGDERFIVSENESAYIPLGVTHRLENPGKMPLEIIEVQSGSYLGEDDIVRFDDTYGRQ; from the coding sequence ATGTCTCATCCGGCAATTGCGGCGGCGCCCGGCGCCGGCGTTCGTACGGCCGCCCCGGCTGGCGTGAAGCTGAAGGTTCATCCGGTGATACTCGCGGGCGGTTCGGGCACGCGCCTGTGGCCCATGTCGCGCGAGCAGTATCCGAAGCAATTGATCGGACTGCTTGGCGACGACTCGCTGCTGCAATCCACGGCATGCCGGCTCGATGCGCTCGATGCGGGGTATCCGCTCGCGGAGCGGATCGTCGTGGTGGGCAACGAGGAACATCGCTTCACGACAGCGGAACAGTTGCGCGTGAGCGGCAAGGCTGCACGTCTCATTCTCGAGCCCGCGGGCCGGGACACGGCGCCGGCACTCACGGTGGCGGCGCTCACCATTGCGGCTGCCGACGAAGACGGCATCATGGTGATCATGCCCGCCGACCACGCCGTGACCGACCTCGCCGCGTTCCAGACCGCGGTGGCCGCCGGCGTGCAGCATGCCGCGGCGGGACACGTGGTGACGATGGGCATCGTGCCGACGCGCGCGGAAACCGGCTACGGCTACATCCGCGTGGGCGAGCCGCTCGCACAGAATGCCGGGTCGAACGATGCCGCGCGGCGCCTCGAACGCTTCGTCGAAAAGCCGCATCTCGAACTCGCGCAACAATACGTAGCGTCCAACACGTACTGGTGGAACAGCGGCATTTTCATCATGCGCGCGTCCACGTGGCTCAAGGCGATTCGTCATTTCGAGCCCGCCATTCACGAGGCGTGCGTCGCGGCCTGCGAACGCGGCCGCGACGACGGCGACTTCTTTCGCGTGGACAGCGAAGCGTTCGCCGCATCGCCGTCGAACTCGATCGACTATGCGGTGATGGAGCAACTGGGCAGCGACACTTCCGTCGCCACGGGCGTCGTGGTGCCGCTCGCGGCGGGCTGGTCCGACGTGGGATCGTGGGACGCCATCTGGGAAATTTCGCCGAAGGACGAGGCCAACAACGTGGGCCGCGGCCGCGTGCTGTTCGAAGGTGCGCAGACCACGTTCGCCCATTCGGAAGGACGCCTGATTGCCTGTGTCGGCACGCATGACCTCGTCGTGGTGGAAACACCCGACGCCATTCTCGTGGCCGACAAGGCACACGTGCAGGACGTGAAGAAAGTGGTGGGCCGCATTCGCAGCAGCCGCGGCACCGAGGCGGCGAACCATCGCAAGGTCCACCGCCCCTGGGGCCACTACGATTCCGTGGATACGGGCGAGCGCTTCCAGGTGAAGCGCATTGTCGTGAAGCCTGGCGCCCGCCTGTCGCTGCAGATGCATCATCACCGCGCGGAGCACTGGATCGTCGTGCGCGGTACGGCGCTCGTCACGCGAGGCGACGAGCGCTTCATCGTCTCCGAAAACGAATCGGCCTATATCCCGCTGGGCGTCACGCACCGGCTCGAGAACCCGGGCAAGATGCCGCTCGAAATCATCGAGGTGCAGTCGGGCTCCTATCTCGGCGAAGACGACATCGTGCGCTTCGACGATACCTACGGGCGGCAGTGA
- a CDS encoding transposase translates to MFFDELSNEEWAQVAALVSDEPVVRLNRRGRPRAEPRVVANAVLWILTTGEPWSKLPGRYPSGPTCRRRFEEWQLNGTLAEVVRILSQGGRKFAYVPEPSAPVARQTAPDSTPPAREETVRADGMRGVFWKSPESWQTPDATPGWRAFGRSLDSLGRLDPIANITRQLAGEPEGDADDAHASRATTAAGQGATHSSRSSQSLHTSQGQQVVTRDPMWSSLPAQGEQVVDRRGYVIYAMAQPIPNRLYRAAAEIMRDGRRVERSGLVGPRFDDAEVAQRYALEWAQQWIDRDCRTRAAAQQLAQQRECGAVSAPVPSRPPLANQVQRALPGAPNAGTVTRNAADALNGNARWVALRRYPTDVVSRSEDVTLGALGDGDAQGASLAPPAPQRTADRMPERAPDHGPERAPRVSQFLTHAN, encoded by the coding sequence ATGTTTTTCGATGAGCTAAGCAATGAAGAATGGGCGCAGGTGGCCGCGCTCGTTTCCGACGAGCCGGTCGTGCGCCTGAACCGGCGCGGCCGGCCCCGTGCCGAGCCTCGCGTCGTGGCCAACGCAGTCCTCTGGATTCTGACCACGGGCGAGCCGTGGTCGAAACTACCGGGCCGCTATCCGTCCGGGCCAACCTGCCGGCGCCGCTTCGAAGAGTGGCAACTGAACGGCACGCTGGCCGAGGTGGTCCGCATCCTCTCGCAAGGCGGACGCAAGTTCGCCTACGTGCCGGAACCGTCGGCGCCCGTCGCGCGTCAGACCGCGCCGGACAGCACGCCGCCTGCGCGCGAGGAAACCGTGCGCGCGGACGGCATGCGCGGCGTGTTCTGGAAAAGCCCCGAATCGTGGCAGACGCCCGATGCGACGCCGGGCTGGCGCGCGTTCGGCCGTTCGCTCGATTCGCTCGGCCGTCTGGATCCGATCGCGAACATCACGCGTCAGCTCGCGGGCGAGCCCGAAGGCGACGCGGACGATGCGCACGCGTCGCGCGCCACGACGGCGGCCGGGCAGGGCGCGACCCATTCGTCGCGGTCGTCCCAATCGCTTCACACGTCGCAGGGCCAGCAGGTCGTGACGCGCGACCCGATGTGGTCCAGCCTTCCCGCGCAGGGCGAGCAGGTGGTGGATCGCCGCGGCTATGTGATCTACGCGATGGCGCAGCCCATTCCCAATCGTCTGTATCGTGCCGCCGCCGAAATCATGCGCGACGGGCGCCGCGTGGAGCGCTCGGGTCTCGTGGGCCCGCGTTTCGACGATGCCGAAGTCGCGCAACGCTATGCGCTCGAGTGGGCGCAGCAGTGGATCGACCGCGATTGCCGCACGCGCGCGGCCGCACAGCAACTCGCGCAACAACGCGAATGCGGTGCCGTGAGCGCGCCCGTGCCCAGCCGACCGCCGCTTGCCAATCAGGTACAACGGGCGCTGCCCGGCGCGCCAAACGCAGGAACGGTGACGCGCAACGCTGCGGACGCGCTCAATGGAAACGCGCGGTGGGTCGCGCTGCGTCGCTATCCCACCGACGTCGTATCGAGAAGCGAAGACGTCACGCTGGGTGCACTCGGTGACGGCGACGCGCAAGGCGCGAGCCTTGCACCCCCCGCGCCGCAACGCACCGCCGACCGCATGCCTGAACGCGCCCCCGACCACGGGCCCGAACGCGCGCCGCGCGTCTCGCAGTTTCTGACGCACGCGAACTGA
- a CDS encoding undecaprenyl-phosphate glucose phosphotransferase, translating to MLSVLSRVIDIAMVAAGALIAAALHGGSLVWLTDMQNVTLAFNCLLMIWIFPACGIYQSWRGKPLYDLLGRVALAWLAVEGMGILMSFSLHRSDMLSRLWLGYWAIATVALLIVTKTAVHTVLKGLRREGYNQKAVAIVGSPRYARFMIEQMRARPEAGFKPVAVFDDGSFGATGEAATPDTGAIEGVPVEHAFAAMIRLIRHRGIRELWLALPISQERTIHGFVKELRHDFVNIRFIPDVQSLSLFSQPVVDLLGVPAINLAASPITDLRVLPKLVFDRLFALAALTALSPLMLVIAVLVKLSSPGPVFFRQKRKGIDGNEFEIYKFRSMKVHREEAGKVTQARRGDPRVTAVGAFLRRTSLDELPQFINVLKGEMSVVGPRPHALEHDDIYKDLVKGYMHRYRIKPGITGWAQINGYRGETDRIEKMMGRVKLDLYYMQHWTFWLDLKIVALTMWKGFAGRNAY from the coding sequence ATGCTGAGCGTTCTATCCAGAGTCATCGATATTGCGATGGTTGCCGCGGGCGCGCTGATCGCAGCCGCGTTGCACGGCGGGTCGCTGGTATGGCTCACGGACATGCAGAACGTCACGCTGGCGTTCAACTGCCTGCTGATGATCTGGATATTCCCGGCTTGCGGTATCTATCAGTCGTGGCGCGGCAAGCCGCTCTACGACCTGCTGGGCCGCGTGGCGCTTGCATGGCTCGCGGTGGAGGGCATGGGCATTCTCATGAGCTTCAGCCTGCACCGCTCGGACATGCTGTCGCGGCTGTGGCTCGGTTACTGGGCGATCGCCACCGTCGCGCTGCTGATCGTGACGAAGACGGCGGTACATACCGTGCTCAAAGGCCTGCGCCGCGAGGGCTACAACCAGAAGGCCGTGGCCATCGTGGGCAGCCCGCGCTACGCCCGTTTTATGATCGAGCAGATGCGCGCGCGCCCCGAGGCCGGCTTCAAACCCGTCGCGGTATTCGACGACGGCAGCTTCGGTGCGACCGGCGAAGCGGCGACGCCGGACACGGGCGCCATCGAAGGCGTGCCCGTGGAGCACGCCTTCGCCGCGATGATCCGCCTGATCCGCCATCGCGGCATACGCGAACTGTGGCTCGCGCTGCCCATTTCGCAGGAGCGCACCATCCATGGCTTCGTGAAGGAGCTGCGCCACGACTTCGTCAACATCCGGTTCATTCCGGACGTGCAGAGCCTGTCGCTCTTCAGCCAGCCCGTGGTCGATCTGCTGGGCGTGCCGGCCATCAACCTGGCGGCGTCGCCCATTACCGATTTGCGCGTGCTGCCGAAGCTCGTGTTCGACCGGCTCTTCGCGCTCGCGGCCCTCACGGCGCTCTCGCCGCTGATGCTCGTGATCGCGGTGCTCGTGAAGCTGTCGTCGCCGGGCCCCGTGTTTTTCCGCCAGAAGCGCAAGGGCATCGACGGCAACGAGTTCGAGATCTACAAGTTCCGCTCGATGAAGGTGCATCGCGAGGAAGCGGGCAAGGTGACCCAGGCGCGTCGCGGCGACCCGCGCGTGACGGCCGTCGGCGCGTTCCTGCGCCGCACGAGCCTCGACGAGTTGCCGCAGTTCATCAACGTGCTGAAGGGCGAGATGTCGGTGGTAGGTCCGCGCCCGCATGCGCTCGAACACGACGACATCTACAAGGACCTCGTGAAGGGCTACATGCACCGCTATCGCATCAAGCCCGGTATCACGGGCTGGGCGCAGATCAACGGCTATCGCGGCGAGACGGACCGCATCGAAAAGATGATGGGCCGCGTGAAGCTCGACCTCTACTACATGCAGCACTGGACCTTCTGGCTCGACCTCAAGATCGTCGCGCTGACCATGTGGAAGGGCTTCGCGGGCCGCAACGCGTATTAG
- a CDS encoding YSC84-related protein — protein sequence MQKRNLILKASTAVLLGALALAGCTTTPDQSNTASTNASKRHSIDASVDGTLSRLYQTVPGSRELVAKARGVLVFPSVIQAGFIVGGQYGEGALRVGGSSVGYYSTATGSFGLQAGAQSKAIVFLFMTQDALDKFRSSEGWAVGGDASVALVKVGANGAIDSNTATAPVQVIVLTNAGLMGDLSLTGTKVSRLHI from the coding sequence ATGCAAAAACGCAACCTGATTCTGAAGGCTTCCACGGCGGTCCTGCTCGGCGCGCTCGCGCTCGCGGGCTGCACGACCACGCCTGACCAGTCGAATACGGCGTCGACCAATGCGTCCAAGCGCCACTCCATCGACGCGAGCGTGGACGGCACTCTGTCACGCCTGTATCAGACCGTGCCGGGCTCGCGCGAACTCGTAGCCAAGGCGCGTGGCGTGCTCGTGTTCCCGTCGGTGATCCAGGCCGGCTTCATCGTGGGCGGCCAGTACGGCGAAGGCGCGCTGCGCGTGGGCGGCAGCAGCGTCGGTTACTACAGCACGGCGACCGGCTCGTTCGGATTGCAGGCGGGCGCGCAGTCGAAGGCGATCGTCTTCCTGTTCATGACGCAGGACGCGCTCGACAAATTCCGCAGCTCGGAAGGTTGGGCGGTGGGCGGCGACGCCTCGGTGGCGCTCGTGAAGGTCGGCGCAAACGGCGCGATCGATTCGAACACGGCCACGGCGCCCGTTCAGGTCATCGTGCTGACCAATGCCGGCCTGATGGGCGACCTGTCGCTGACCGGCACGAAGGTTTCGCGCCTTCACATCTGA
- a CDS encoding PsiF family protein gives MKIQTAIAAVVLGGVFAAPVFAQTAAPAAAPAAPAANTQQQKMKACNAQASGKKGDDRKTFMKQCLSADAPAAASGPMSQQDRMKMCNQQATGKKGDERKAFMKSCLSTKS, from the coding sequence ATGAAAATCCAAACCGCTATCGCCGCAGTCGTGCTGGGTGGCGTATTCGCAGCACCGGTGTTCGCTCAAACGGCCGCACCCGCCGCGGCTCCCGCCGCCCCCGCAGCCAACACGCAGCAGCAAAAGATGAAGGCCTGCAACGCGCAAGCCAGCGGCAAGAAGGGTGACGATCGCAAGACGTTCATGAAGCAATGCCTTTCGGCCGATGCGCCGGCCGCGGCCTCCGGTCCGATGAGCCAGCAAGATCGCATGAAGATGTGCAACCAGCAGGCCACCGGCAAGAAGGGCGACGAGCGCAAGGCGTTCATGAAGTCGTGCCTCTCGACCAAGAGCTGA
- the otsA gene encoding alpha,alpha-trehalose-phosphate synthase (UDP-forming): MGRLIVVSNRVATPTETKGSAGGLAVGVFGALKDAGGVWFGWSGDVVSETVANAGPVLEQEGSVTFATVGLTRKDYDQYYRGFSNATLWPVFHYRNDLARYERDEYAGYRRVNAWLAHKLTKLIEPDDVIWVHDYHLIPFAEALRAEGVTNPIGFFLHIPFPAPQILLNIPPHEELVKSLCCYDLIGFQTRNDQVAFHDYLVRHARGEVTDTGEGEGAVASAFGRTLHTGVYRIGVFPDEIAEQAKRYESRQHVLDLKQSLEGRKLIMSVDRLDYSKGLVERFRAFEQLLERAPEWRGNVTLVQIAPPTRSDVDTYQQIRQELEGEAGRINGRFSALDYTPIRYLNQRYDRWKLMSLFRESQIGFVTPLHDGMNLVAKEYVAAQNPDDPGVLVLSIFAGAAAELSGALLVNPHDAIGMSEALQQALAMPLAERKARYETNMTALRKNDLGVWRDSFLRDLRSLKREA, from the coding sequence ATGGGCAGACTGATCGTAGTATCGAACCGTGTGGCCACGCCCACGGAGACGAAAGGGTCCGCGGGCGGCCTCGCCGTCGGCGTATTCGGCGCGCTCAAGGACGCGGGCGGCGTGTGGTTCGGCTGGAGCGGCGACGTGGTGAGCGAGACCGTGGCCAACGCGGGCCCCGTGCTGGAGCAGGAGGGGTCCGTCACCTTCGCCACCGTGGGCCTCACGCGCAAGGACTACGACCAGTACTACCGCGGCTTTTCGAACGCCACGCTCTGGCCGGTCTTCCATTACCGCAACGATCTCGCGCGCTACGAGCGCGACGAATACGCGGGCTACCGGCGCGTGAACGCCTGGCTCGCGCACAAGCTCACGAAGCTGATCGAGCCCGACGACGTCATCTGGGTCCACGACTACCATCTGATTCCGTTTGCCGAGGCCCTGCGCGCCGAGGGCGTGACGAACCCGATCGGCTTCTTCCTGCACATTCCGTTTCCCGCGCCGCAGATCCTGCTCAACATTCCGCCGCACGAAGAACTGGTGAAGTCGTTGTGCTGCTACGACCTGATCGGCTTCCAGACGCGCAACGACCAGGTCGCATTCCACGACTACCTCGTGCGCCATGCGCGCGGCGAAGTGACGGACACGGGCGAGGGCGAAGGCGCGGTCGCTTCGGCGTTCGGCCGCACGTTGCACACCGGGGTGTATCGCATCGGCGTATTCCCCGACGAGATCGCCGAGCAGGCGAAGCGCTACGAAAGCCGCCAGCACGTGCTCGATCTGAAGCAGAGCCTGGAAGGGCGCAAGCTCATCATGAGCGTCGACCGGCTCGATTATTCGAAGGGTCTCGTCGAGCGCTTTCGCGCCTTCGAACAACTGCTGGAGCGCGCGCCCGAATGGCGCGGCAACGTCACGCTCGTGCAGATCGCGCCGCCCACGCGCTCGGACGTCGATACCTACCAGCAGATCCGCCAGGAGCTGGAGGGCGAAGCCGGGCGCATCAACGGCCGCTTTTCCGCGCTCGACTACACGCCCATCCGCTATCTGAACCAGCGCTACGACCGCTGGAAGCTGATGTCGCTCTTTCGCGAATCGCAGATCGGCTTCGTCACGCCGCTGCACGACGGCATGAACCTCGTCGCGAAGGAATACGTGGCCGCGCAGAACCCGGACGATCCGGGCGTGCTCGTGCTCTCCATCTTCGCGGGCGCGGCCGCGGAGCTTTCCGGGGCGCTGCTCGTCAATCCGCACGACGCCATCGGCATGAGCGAGGCCCTGCAACAGGCGCTGGCAATGCCGCTCGCCGAGCGCAAGGCGCGCTACGAGACCAATATGACGGCGTTGAGAAAGAACGATCTCGGCGTGTGGCGCGACTCGTTCCTGCGCGACCTGCGCAGCCTGAAGCGCGAGGCGTGA